Part of the Nycticebus coucang isolate mNycCou1 chromosome 22, mNycCou1.pri, whole genome shotgun sequence genome, AATTATGTCCCCCCAGAAAGATATGTTGAAGACCTAACCCCGAGACTGGTGAATGTGACCTTAGTCCCAGGAAATACGGTCCTGGCATCCCTGCAGATGTAGTTAGTTAAGAGGCAGTCATCCTAGAGTAGGATCAGCCTCAAGTTGGTATGACTGGTATCTGTGTAAGAAGAGAAGAGGCACAGACCCCGATACACACAGATGGAAGAGGATGCTACTTGATGTGGAGGCGAAGATGCGAATAGCAAGGATTCCCTGCAACACAAGCTAAGGAAAGGCATAGAACAGATTCTCCCTCGGAGCCTCCAGGAGGAACCAACCTGCCAGCAGGGTTTCTGGCACTTCCAGCCTTGGAAGTTCTCCAGgcctgagagaaaataaatttctttcttttttttttagagacagagtcctactctgttgcccttcccgtagagtgccgtggcgtcacagctcacagcaaccttccagctcttgggcttaggcggttctcttgcctcagcctcctgagtagctgggactacaggtgcccactcaacgcccagctatttttttgttgcagtttggccaaggctgggttcgaactcccCTCCCTTgttatgtggggccggcacccaactcactgagccacaggtgccacacaaaaataaatttctttatgtcACCAAGTTTGTGGTATGTTGTTACAGTAGGCCTGAGAAACTAATACCCCCTGTATAGACAAAACACACCACTTAAAAGAATTCTCTTTTCCTGTGTGTTTAATTTACCAACTTGTAATAAAGTTAggttcatacattttttttcttttagatgttttataactgatttttcatttaatttttggtTACATtagttgtttatatttcttttttttttttttgtagagacagagtttcactttattgccctcggtagagtgctgtggcctcacacagctcacagcaacctccaactcctgggcttaggcgattcttctgcctcagcctcccgagtagctgggactacaggcgcccgccacaacgcccggctattttttttgttgcagtttggccggggctgggtttgaactcgccaccctcggtatatggggccggcgccctgctcactgagccacaggcaccgccagttgtttatatttctaaagtTAAAACTATATATTAAGATAAATTCAGAGAAGTCTTCTACCCAATCTGTCCCACCTTGTTCCTTCCctctccaaaatataaaaaaatataaaataaaaccaatgatGGTTATCTCTCTGAAAGTAAGATTATTTCTTAACtcttctctgatttttatttatttatttatttatttattgagacagagtctcactacgtctccctcagtaaagtgttgtgatgtcacagctcacagcaacctccaactcttggggtttttttgagacacagcctcaagctgtcaccctgggtagagtgccgtggcatcacagctcacagcaacctccaactccagggctcaagggagtctcctgcctccgcctcccaagtagctgggactacaggcgcctgccacaacgcccaacaactcttgggtttaagcaattcttttgacttagcctcccaagtagctgggacagtagGTCcacaccacaacatctggccattttttggttgcagttgtttagttggcccgggccaggtttgaacccaccaccttcggtgtatgtggctggcacggtaaccactgttctatgggtgccaagcccttttcaagtttttaaaaatcagaataaaatggCTCAGCAcacgtggctcagtggttagggcgctggccacatgcactggggctagtACGTTCAAAtcttgcctgggcctgctaaacaatgacaattacaacaaaaaatagttgggtgttgtggtgggtgcctgtagtcccagctactcgggaggctgaggcaaaagaatcacttaagcccaagagtttgaggttgctgtgagctgtgatgtcacagtactctactgagggctacaaagcaaaactctgtctcaaaaataaaatttaaaataaacaaatgacttATTTTATGGGGCCCACTCAGGTTCCATGATttcagacattcttttttttttttttcactttattgccctcagtagagggccagggcttcacacagctcacagttgttgcagtttggctggggccgggtttgaacccgccacccttggtatatggggccggcaccctacccactgagccataggcaccgcccaggttCCATGATTTCAATAAAACCTTCCCTTAAGTATTTTCTCTTCCCTGAACTCTTACATTGTTTTCTGTCTATATTGCTCACTTGTCTCTTTGCAtcaatcaataaattaaaaaattaatatcctGAGATCTGAAGAGAACTATACTGGATGCCATGGAGAGACAATTATCAGTTATGTGTTCATGTATAGTTACTTCCCGGACCAAGCTGTATATTGAAGCCAAACCTTCTCAAACCCTCCACAGGAGCCAGCACTGCTGACTGATACAAACAGAATTCCTTTACCCCCAATATTGAGGAGaatgtaaataaaaactgaaacagaTTGatacaaatccttttaataaagtatATCAGTGACAACttcatgtttaaataaatatattgttaaaaaatCATGCAAGGGAAATCAAATAACTTCTGAGATTACTGTTCCCTCTGCAGAAATGCCGTGCACAGATGCAAAATGATCAAAGGCCGAAACAATAATAAATCTCAAGTAAGTGGCATAGCCATCATTTACCTGTAAGGGAAAAATCAATATGGATGCATTTAGCAATCCTAGTTAACTGTTAACAAGCAGTTAGCAGAAGAAAGGGTTTGATCCAAGAgtaatattctaaatatataacaaTTTCTAAGATACACTATTCAGAAGAGAGAGGTCAGCCACATATTACAGTTGTTCtggtgcagtttttttttttttttttggccggggctgggtttgaacccgccaccttttaggcatatggggctagcgccctactcctttgagctacaggtacagCCCCTCTGGTGCAGTTTTATTAGCCAAGTATCAGCCTGGGTTTGATGAAAAATAGCAAATACAGCTAAAAATTGTAACTGCACATTTATTGGTATTTTAAAAGTGTCTTTCTAAAGTATTTTTCATGATAAGTGGTTTCCTTTGATTAATGTTGCCTTAAAACATACCACCCtgggcttgatgcctgtagctcagtggctagggcaccagccacatataccagagcagGTGGGCTCGAATCCaacccgggtctgccaaacaacatgacaactacaaccaaaaaatagccgggcgttgtggcaggcacctgtagtcccagctacttgggaggctgaggcaagagaatcacttgagcccaagagtttaaggttgctgtgagctatgacgccacaccactctaccaagggtgaaagtgagactctgtctcaaaaaaaacaaaaaacaaaaaaacaaatatatatgtatatgtgtatacaaaaatatatgttgACATATACACACTACCCTGAAGCATGACTATggttttacatttatataatatcCATTTCTATTCCCAGAAActtattcttagaaaataatcaaaaggtgATGGTCATGATAGCAGGAGTATACATAAGACGTCCCTCTGTGTATTACAAtgacagaaggaaaggaaagtaaGTTAAATGTAAGCCAACAGGCAAGtgttatttttacattaaaattataacagtcattttaaaaagatgacacAAATTGTCCACACATTATTATTGTATAATATGATCaacaattagaagaaaatcagTCTATAAAAGCTGTTGTGACAgggttaaaaaaaactatgagtgATTTCCAGCCTCCCACTTCCCCttactattttataaatgttctcTAATCTACAACCCTCCCTGATCTGCAGTGAGTTTTGaaacaaaacaccaaagaaaGCAGAGGCTTACTAATCATAACCTATTTGATAAAGATGCAAAAAACAGGAAGATAAAATTAAGtatatttaatctttttctttttttctgagacagagtctcattttgtcactctcagtagaatgccatggctcatagcaaactcaaactcttgggctcaagccatcctcttgcctcagattcccaagtagctgggactacaggcgcctgccacagtgcccggctatttttagagtcagggtctcagggtcttgccctggctcaggctggtcttgaactcctgagctcaaccaatccacctgccttggcctcccagagtgctgggattacaggcatgagccaccttgcctggcccagtATATTTAatcatttggggggacctcagtGGCCTCCCCATTTACTGAGCAAAATTTTGGTAGGAGAGAAAGGAATTAACAGGATTCAAAAACTTGCTAGAGAATCTTGAAAGTTTCTGGCAAGTTGTGAAGAAGTGACTTAGTGGACAAGGTTACCACTTTAACCCCCACTTAGAGAAACTTTAATTAAGCAAATACTATCacctaaaaaaaatacacattcagtagttttcctttttttgtttctgtctaAAACCAGGGCCTGACAAAGCAGCAGCACAGAGGAGCTCCTGATGAGGCAGCAGCGTCCTGTCAGCGGGCATTCATTCCACTTGACAAGCAAAGCCCATGGAATGTGGTCGAAAAACACTGCCGCTCTTTCCACCTCATCTCTCTTTGGCTTATTTGTTGCTGATCCTGTGCTCTAGTCCCCCTATCCGaatctctctttcctttcatGCTTAAATTAACACCCAATTTTCGTATTTCAACcctttttgtttcctattttaaaaGGCCTACAGAAtcaaagggaagaaaacaaaggaacGCCAATAAACACTtcaataaatgaaagagaaaaagaaaaaacaaaaaatgagttGTTTTATCCTTGCTGTCACTCTATGATGGACAAAAGAGTGATTTATAAATGCTACAAGTTAGCTTATAATATAACTGAGAATAACCGTCTTTGTTGGTTGATTGGGTACAAAATCTGTAATATCACGAGGACATTTATTAACTGTATGACTATAGAGATAGGTttaaaatccaaattttaaaactttaaaaactcaaaaacttggggccaagtttgaacccgccaccctcggtaaccAACACTGTGTTggttaaagataatttttatttctacaaagtATATTGACTTACCAAAACTTCTTCAGTTTGAAGCTGCCCCTCTGTGTGTACAAAgtctaaaaaacaaatttaacagAAACGAGTTATGGCTCAAAATACATAAGGATAGCTATAGAAATTCAGGTTCAGCAAAATATGATATCTGGTAAACTATAAATTAGGACCAGATTCAAAGAAATATCAGTGTTTGGGGGTTGAAATTTgatataaaaaaggtaaaaaatagtaAACTACAAGCTATACAACATTTCTAGGTAgtataatcaaaaagaaatgcagggtagggcgcagtggctcatgcccataatcctagcactctgggaggccgaggtgggtggattgctgagctcacgggttcaagactagtctaagcaaaagcgagaccctgtctgtactcaaaaaaaagaaaatctgaggtgagagaatcacttgagcccaaaagttggaggttgctgtgagctgtgacaccatagccctctacGCAGGGGGAccgagtgagagtctgtctcaaaaaaaaaaaaaagaaaagaaatgcaaatataaattaCAGTAAAGGAATACAAAGTAAGGAatcaataaaatatgaaaatctaaggATGAAGCTAACAGTAATTCAGACCTGAGACAGTAACAACTATAGCTTAGTTTCTCAGTGAATATACGGCTGCAGCCCAGAATTGTGTAGCCCAGGACGTGATCATTTCTGATAtccaagtggtttttttttttgtagagacagagtctcactttatcgctcatggtagagtgccgtggcctcacacagctcacagcaacctccagctcctgggcttaggcaattctcttgcctcagcctcccgagtagctgggactacaggcgcccgccacaacgcccagctatttttttgttgcagtttggccggggatgggtttgaacccaccatcctcggtatatggggccggcaccctactcactgagccacaggtgccacccatgataTCCAAgtgtttttttggcagtttttggacagggctgggtttgaacccgccacctccggcatatggggctggcgccctactctgttgagccacaggcaccacccgatatcCAAGTTTTAAAAACGTGTACTTATATAATTTTAGGATAGATTAATTTATTTGATCATAAGTTAGACATATCAAATTTTTCTGGAAATAGGAATATTTAATTGATGTAATAACAGCTATTGACATtattagaaattaatattttttgaggctgtcttactctgtcacctgggctaaagtgtcatggcctcagcctagctctcagcaacctcacactcctgggctaaagcaatcctccagcctcagcctccctagtagctgggaccataggtgtctgccacaacacccagctaatttttttctgtttttaatagagatgagatctcattttgctgaggctggtcttgaactcctgccttggcctccgagagtgctgagattacaggcgtaaaCTATTGAGTTCAgccagaaattaattttatttaaataaaaatagttgcctcagcacccgtagcatagtagttacagcaccagccacatacacagaggctagtgggttcaaacccggcctgagcctACTAAAccacactgacaactgcaacaaaaaatagtggggcattgtggcaggaacctgtagtcccagctaccgggaagctgaggcaagagaatcacttaaacccaaaagtttgaggttgctgtgagctgtgacaccacggcactctaccgagggtgacatagtgagactctgtctcaaaaaaaaaaaaataaataaataataaaaataaataaataaatataattaacataCATAACTTAAAAGCTCTGTAGTACTAAAAGGGAATTCTCTAGGAAGTAAGATTACGTGTTTCTGTTCCCTAACCCTTCCACGAGATAATGAAAAATAGTAATCCCTTGcgttctctcttctttctcctcccatcCTGCTGCCAAGAAGTGAACATTTTCAACTCTTTAAGCTGTTTCTCCTGGATTTATAATATGCTTATatgtcttttcttgcttacaaATTTTTCACTGACTTTGTATTATGGTAGGTGGAAGTTTGGGTTTTTTGGCGGGCTAAAagtagagaaactagctgggtgtggtggcaggcgcctgtagtcccagttactcaggaggctgaggcaaggggatctcctaagcccaagagtttgaagttgctgtgagccatgacgccacggcactctactgagggtgacagagtgagactctgtctcaaaaaaaaaaaaagtttaggtttCTGAAATCAAtatgttcctcctcctcctgtaacttctccctccttccccctcctctcaaTTTTgaaatcaatactttttttttttttttaagagacagagtcttgctttgttgccctcagtacagtgctgtggcgtcacagctcatagccacctccagctcttgggcttaggtgattctcttgcctcagtccaagtagctgggactacaggtgcctgccacaacgcccggctattttttgttgttgttgcagtttggccggggccaggttcgatcctgccaccctcagtatatggggccggtgccctactcactgagccacaggcgctgccctgaaatcATACTTTACATAGACCTTACATTGTTAGgtctatgtaaatatttatttactgccAAAATAAGTAATACttataatcttattttctttcttgtacagggtggccacaaagttcacgtgcaattttaaattgtacactattttaaactgcacatgaactttatgaccaccctatATAAATTCTACCAAGAGTTCATGATAAACTCTTTGTcatttgttttgttggtttttttagttatgaaaaataagaaagtttcaaacatatataaaagagaacaaaaataatgatTCCCATATATACCTATTATCTAGATTTTATAATTACTAAATTTCATCATAGTAGATTAAACTTTTTTTGCTGAAGCATTTTAAAGTAAGTCTAAGAAATTGTAACATTTCACCTATAAAAACTTTATTATCCATTtctaaataataattcttttttttttttgtagagacatagagtctcactttatggccctcggcagagtgctgtggcgtcacacagctcacagcaacctccaactcctgggcttaggtgattctcctgcctcagcctcccgaattctttttttttttttttttgatggagatcaccctcattcttttatttattttcttttttttattattaaatcatagctgtgtacattaatgcgatcatggggcaccatacactggttttatagactgtttgacacattttcatcacactggttaacatagccttcctggcattttcttagttattgtgttaagacatttacattctacatttaccaagtttcacatatacccttgtaagatgcactgcaggtgtaatcccaccagtcaccctccctccgcccagtAATAATTCTTTATATAATTATACCACCCAGGaggtggttacggcgccagccacatacacagggcctggcagattcgaacccagcccggaccagctaaacaacaacaactgcaacaaaaaacagccaagcgttgtggcaggcacctgtcgtcccagctacttgggaggctgaggcaagagaatcgcttaagcccagtagagctgtgacaccaaagcactctactgagggcaacatagtgagattctgtcttaaaaaaaaaaaaaagaattaagtgcCTTTGAACATGGAACTTCTCTCTctcccatactttttttttactatttgggTTACTGAAGAAACCAGGGCAGTTGCTTTATAGACTGTCCCACATGCTAGACACTATCATCTTGCTTTCTCAAGGTTTCATTTGATTTGTTCCTCTATTCTTTATATTTCCTATCAATTGGAAATCAGAGCTAAAAGGCTTGATCATATTCAAGGTTTGAGGCCTTCTTTAATGTCTGATGATCTCTTGTTACTTAAGaacacaaaatctttttttttttttgagacacagtctcactatgttgtcctcggtagagtgtagtgccttagcatcacagctcacagcaacctcaaactcttgggcttaagcaattctcttgcctcagcctcccgagtagtgagactacaggcgtctgccacaatacccggctattttttcgttgtagttgtcgttgtttggcaggcccaggctgggtttgaacctaccagcctcggtgtatgtggctggtgcccttgctgCTGAGCTGTAGCACTGAGCCAGAATACAAAATCATTTGAAAACTGTGTTCATGAGCCAGGCTTGTGATTGGTGTACTTCAATAGGGTGACCAGGAATGAGCTAGTCTTTGTCAACATCTATAGCTCTTTTTTCTGGGGCTATTCAGTTTTTCCAAAGATGAATCCTCTAGTGTCTTAGCTGGAGGCATAGTCTTGGTTGCTGACGTCAATAGCAGAGCACAGGTGCACAGGCTGGTGTTTCCGTTACTCAATATTCAACATGAAGGCTTCCACTTCCACCCTGTTCTCAACCCCTTGTCTCTCCCATTCACTTTCTCTACTATGCCTGACCTCCTAAGTCCTGATTCCTGGAAGCCCCCATTCCAATGTTCCTGGTCCTCTCTTGAGGGTGGTGGTAGAGAAAAGAGTGGTCACCTAGCTTTGTGGGGAAGAAGAAGGTACCTAGAGTCCAACCACTCTGTATATAGACATTCAACCAATCACCCTGTTTTCTGGCCCATGTCTCACTCATACTTTCCATGGTACCTGTTACCTTCAAGTCCTAACCTTTCTGGGGTTCTGTGCGGCAAACTGACTTGCTTCTCATTGATATTTTCCTTGGCAGGTGCATAGATCATAACCTAAGCTGTTCAGCTATGCCATTAACTACTCCTCTGCTTTCCCtctattatataatatatactaatCTCTCacatttgcttctttgtttttattttttgcctttgtgGGTTTatgtctcttttattcttttactattattttcatagtatttgTGAGGGGAAAGAGACATATGAAGGCAACAGGCTTAATTAGAGGCTATCAATTCTGCTGATGATATTTAACTAGCACCATtaatgaggaaggaaggaaggaaggagagaagaaaccaatattttctattatatgcCAGATACTAGTTTACCAAAAATTTAAATGGTAGGtatcatcttcatttttctcatgaggacactGTAATTGTATAACCACTAAGTGAGGAAGCGGTCTCGTGTTCACACCTGGGTCTTTCTAGGCCCTAAATGTGTCACAAGAATCAATAAAGTCATCTTTGCTCACCAAAATGCAGCCGGACTAGAAATGGAGAGCCGAGGGACTATTATCTAATCCTCGTGCTCAGAACATTTCTGGTAAAACAAGCACATACCTTTTTCAATCCACTGTTCAAAATCAACTGGATCTTTAGACGTGGTCCTTTCAATCTTTAAGGTCCGCACTGACATTgtaaatcaacaaaataaataaagtgttagTTAGACAATTGATTCTGTGTTGTTGCCCCTAATTTTTGCCCCTCAGCCTGAGACTGTCATTCATCGGGGGGACTACACAGAGGACTGGGATGTGGAACACTGTGTTCTGGAAGTTACTCACTCTGTAATAAAACTCTTAGGGATTTTTGCCATAAACCCCTAAGCCTTAGGGCCTAAGGTAAAATGTAGTTTTACGTAACTATGATCTTATAAATGTTTGCAACCATACAACGCAGAGCTTTCTTtggtcttttttattgttttagagataggatcttgctcaggctggagcgtagtggcatgatcatagctcactacagccttgaactccttggttcaagcaatcctcctgcctttacCTTGAGAgcatctgagactacaggcatgcacccccatgctcacctttttttttttttaatttttttgttgagatggagtcttgctatattgcccaagctaatctcaaactcctggcctcaagtgatcctcctgctttagcctcccaaaatgctaagattacaggtattagCTACCACACACCACCCTAgaagagctttttaaaattgGTATCATCCAGATTTGGGGGGATATTACTACTTATCATAGCACTATTGATGGTCTTGTAAATTTTTTATGGAGAACCAATTTTTTATAATGAGTCAAgcatatttattcattccttcttGACTATGATCTTATGAGTAAAGTATTATTAACCTACTTTACTGATGAGAGAACAGGCTTAGAGAAGCCAGGCAAGGTTTAAATGATGTGCAGCTAGTAAGTGCCAGAACTGGAATTCAAACTTCAGGTCTGTCT contains:
- the IFT25 gene encoding intraflagellar transport protein 25 homolog; the encoded protein is MRKLDLCLGSEGSEVILATSSDEKHPPESIIDGNPETFWTTTGMFPQEFIIFFHKHVRIERFIIQSYFVRTLKIERTTSKDPVDFEQWIEKDFVHTEGQLQTEEVLVNDGYATYLRFIIVSAFDHFASVHGISAEGTVISEVI